One Brassica napus cultivar Da-Ae chromosome A5, Da-Ae, whole genome shotgun sequence DNA window includes the following coding sequences:
- the LOC111215774 gene encoding probable E3 ubiquitin-protein ligase MARCHF10, with the protein MDGRDKASEEEQHGVYLQPPPQRDGDSEEELSQGRDLQVLDLLPATTTPEDTGDDLFSYNTSLTSSPVAKKVNFSTLSSPRIGGPSLSPSSSRNFTNNSLKNLIPKPNKINEVDIEKAAGLALASSDRDRSSTWSLSNIFTPRRNKTESLPVTPIVHSNPGSTHGGYVADPVTSIKKGPPLPFHRSRSVPAFNKDGSLRQSGVFRVIPTPNMSPTRSLYKRNDTGVDGGEDVPEEEAMCRICLVELGEDSEAFKMECMCRGELALAHKECTIKWFTIKGNRTCDVCKQEVQNLPVTLLRMQDSQGGAAEASHYSVWQDVPVLVIVSMLAYFCFLEQLLHTKMKSSAIAVALPFSCILGLLASMTSTTMVEKQYVWVYGTVQFGFIVCFSHIFFELVHMQPVVSIVLATLVGFGLTMSGTTGLVEFLKWRRRQRRAEPPSSSSQEDPPPVQTDQSISVSGN; encoded by the exons ATGGATGGTAGAGATAAAGCTAGCGAAGAAGAACAACATGGCGTCTATCTCCAACCTCCACCGCAAAGG GATGGAGACTCAGAGGAAGAGCTATCACAAGGCAGAGACCTTCAGGTGTTGGATTTGCTACCAGCAACAACAACACCTGAAGATACTGGAGATGATCTTTTCAGTTATAACACATCCTTAACATCAAGCCCTGTTGCTAAAAAAGTCAACTTTTCTACATTGTCCAGCCCTAGAATCGGTGGTCCATCCCTCAGCCCTTCCTCTTCTAGAAACTTTACTAATAATAGCCTCAAGAATCTCATCCCAAAGCCAAACAAGATCAATGAGGTGGATATCGAGAAAGCTGCGGGTTTGGCCTTGGCTTCCTCAGACAGAGACAGGTCATCAACTTGGAGTCTATCTAATATTTTTACTCCAAGGAGGAACAAAACTGAGTCCTTGCCTGTAACCCCTATAGTTCACTCCAACCCTGGGTCCACGCACGGTGGATACGTGGCTGATCCTGTTACTTCCATT AAGAAGGGTCCTCCACTGCCTTTTCACCGATCACGCTCTGTTCCAGCATTCAACAAAGATGGAAGTCTTAGGCAATCAGGTGTTTTCAGAGTCATTCCCACTCCAAACATGTCGCCAACTAGAAGTCTTTATAAACGTAACG ACACGGGTGTTGATGGAGGAGAAGATGTTCCCGAGGAAGAAGCTATGTGCAGAATCTGCCTCGTCGAATTAGGAGAAGATTCAGAAGCCTTCAAGATGGAGTGTATGTGTAGAGGTGAACTAGCTCTAGCACACAAAGAATGTACAATCAAATGGTTCACCATTAAAGGAAACCGAACGTGTGATGTGTGCAAGCAAGAGGTTCAGAATCTCCCAGTGACTCTTCTCCGCATGCAGGATTCTCAGGGTGGGGCTGCCGAGGCTTCTCACTACAGTGTATGGCAGGATGTTCCAGTTCTTGTCATTGTAAGCATGCTTGCATACTTCTGTTTCCTCGAGCAGCTTCTG CATACTAAAATGAAATCCAGCGCCATTGCAGTAGCTTTACCGTTCTCTTGTATTCTTGGTCTTCTTGCCTCGATGACTTCAACAACTATGG TGGAGAAGCAATATGTTTGGGTTTACGGGAcagttcagttcggttttaTAGTTTGTTTCTCTCACATTTTCTTCGAATTG GTTCACATGCAGCCGGTTGTGTCAATTGTCTTGGCCACTTTGGTTGGGTTCGGACTCACAATGAGCGGCACAACTGGTCTAGTCGAGTTTTTAAAATGGAGGAGAAGGCAGAGGAGAGCTGAGCCTCCAAGCAGTAGTAGTCAGGAGGATCCACCACCTGTTCAGACCGATCAGAGTATCTCTGTATCAGGAAACTGA
- the LOC106452763 gene encoding syntaxin-71-like translates to MTVIDILTRVDTICKKYDKYDVDKQRESNISGDDAFARLYGAFETQIETALEKAEIVTKEKNRASAVAMNAEIRRTKARLSEEVPKLQRLALKRVKGLTTEELAARNDLVLALPARIEAIPDGTAGGPKSTSAWAPSTTSRPDIKFDSDGRFDDDYFQESHESSQFRQEFEMRKIKQDQGLDMISEGLDALKNMASDMNEELDRQVPLMDEIDSKVDRATSDLKNTNVRLKDTVNQLRSSRNFCIDIVLLCIVLGIAAYLYNVLK, encoded by the exons ATGACAGTGATCGACATTCTAACCAGAGTTGACACGATCTGCAAGAAGTACGACAAGTACGACGTCGACAAACAGCGTGAGTCCAACATCTCCGGCGACGATGCTTTTGCTCGTCTCTACGGAGCTTTCGAGACTCAAATCGAGACAGCTCTCGAG AAAGCTGAGATTGTTACCAAGGAGAAGAACAGAGCTTCTGCTGTTGCGATGAACGCTGAGATCCGCAGGACCAAGGCTAGATTGTCGGAGGAAGTTCCCAAGTTGCAGAGACTTGCTCTCAAGCGG GTGAAGGGCCTTACGACTGAAGAGCTTGCTGCGAGAAACGATTTGGTACTTGCGCTTCCGGCGAGGATTGAAGCTATACCTGATGGGACAGCGGGTGGTCCTAAAAGCACTAGTGCTTGGGCTCCTTCTACAACGTCTCGTCCTGATATTAAATTTGATTCAG ATGGGCGTTTTGATGATGATTACTTTCAAGAGTCACATGAATCCAGCCAGTTCAGACAGGAGTTTGAGATGCGGAAAATTAAACAG GACCAAGGTCTGGACATGATCTCCGAAGGTTTAGATGCTTTGAAGAACATGGCGTCTGACATGAACGAG GAGCTGGACCGGCAAGTTCCTCTGATGGATGAAATCGACTCAAAG GTGGACAGAGCAACCTCGGATCTTAAGAACACCAATGTTAGACTCAAAGATACTGTGAACCAG CTGAGGTCAAGCAGGAACTTCTGCATCGATATTGTGTTGTTGTGTATTGTTCTGGGTATCGCTGCATACTTGTACAA TGTACTGAAGTAA
- the LOC106452761 gene encoding DNA-binding protein S1FA3 — protein sequence MADEFSGKIESKGLNPGLIVLLVIGGLLVTFLVGNFILYTYAQKNLPPRKKKPVSKKKMKKEKLKQGVQVPGE from the exons ATGGCCGATGAGTTCTCT GGAAAAATCGAAAGCAAAGGGCTCAACCCGGGACTGATCGTCCTTCTCGTGATTGGAGGGTTGCTAGTGACGTTCCTTGTAGGAAACTTCATCCTCTACACATACGCTCAGAAGAATCTGcctccgaggaagaagaagcccgtttccaagaagaagatgaagaaagagaAGCTGAAGCAAGGCGTTCAAGTTCCTGGCGAGTAG